The sequence below is a genomic window from Trichocoleus desertorum ATA4-8-CV12.
TTAGATGCAACCATCATAATGCTTCGAGCAAAGGACTCGATATCAAGATTGCTAATTTTGGCACTTACCGTTAGGACTAGTTGATTTTTGTCATCTAGCCTTAAGCAATAAGGAGCAAATGCGTCTACGCTGCGTAAAGCATGAACTGCTGATTCCATAAGAGTAATTTCACCAACAATACTAAAAATACCTACCCAACTTTCACCAGTACCACTCTTAAAGTTAATCAACCATACAAGCTGTGACGTCCGGTGCTAGTAGCAATTTCAAATCTGGCGCAATCTCCCCACTTTTCAGTTAATACTTGATGGCTGTAAATTGAATTCTCTCGCAGATCCAAAAACTGTTTGTAAAGTATATTTAGCTCGTCATCCGAGAAGAAATTATCATCATCTACAAATATGAGTTGATTGCTGGGAGTTGATACGGCTGGCACAACAATTATCGAAGAGCATCGAGAACATTTTCCGCGTAGCCCAGATTTCGAGTTGTCTGTCAACGCTTAATTCATTTCCACACTGGTGACAGCTAAATTCAATCACTTTCTACTCCTTACTAAATATGTTCTCAATGATT
It includes:
- a CDS encoding YbjN domain-containing protein, whose product is MINFKSGTGESWVGIFSIVGEITLMESAVHALRSVDAFAPYCLRLDDKNQLVLTVSAKISNLDIESFARSIMMVASKADELEETLFGVDQL